Proteins from a single region of Leptospira brenneri:
- a CDS encoding adenylate/guanylate cyclase domain-containing protein, with translation MGQKRAIATSASEERLEKLLEERLIPGSNQEFIDKRIWDLFGETWCVMFTDLSGFSRGVAKFGIIHFLQTIYESQRILIPVLDEFDGILMKDEGDSLMVLFRNTNKAIQCAIHMQKACKRYNEGRSAEEQILLCVGLGYGKILKIGDTDVFGSEVNAASKLGEDTAKAWEILVTSAVKENADETTDFDFEPITEIPPGSDGAYRLVYTLEESKWVVL, from the coding sequence ATGGGACAAAAACGAGCCATTGCTACCTCCGCATCCGAAGAAAGATTGGAAAAACTTTTAGAAGAAAGACTGATACCTGGATCCAACCAAGAATTTATTGATAAACGAATTTGGGATCTTTTTGGGGAAACATGGTGTGTGATGTTCACAGACCTTTCTGGATTTTCCCGTGGGGTTGCTAAATTTGGGATCATCCATTTTTTACAGACCATTTACGAGTCACAAAGAATCCTAATTCCTGTTCTGGATGAATTCGATGGAATTTTGATGAAAGACGAAGGAGATAGCCTTATGGTTCTTTTTCGTAATACCAACAAAGCAATTCAATGTGCCATCCACATGCAGAAGGCTTGTAAAAGATATAATGAAGGAAGAAGTGCAGAAGAACAGATTTTACTTTGTGTGGGACTTGGGTATGGAAAGATTTTAAAGATTGGAGATACAGACGTATTTGGATCTGAAGTCAACGCAGCATCAAAGTTAGGTGAGGATACTGCCAAAGCTTGGGAAATCCTCGTAACCAGTGCTGTCAAAGAAAATGCCGATGAAACTACTGATTTTGATTTTGAACCGATCACGGAAATCCCTCCTGGTTCTGATGGAGCTTACCGTTTGGTTTATACTTTGGAAGAATCGAAGTGGGTTGTGCTGTAG
- a CDS encoding DoxX family protein, with protein sequence MNDIKSSRTSFWVGWVLSGLVIAFLLFDAWGKLAELEIVLKSMVELGIPVSLSVTIGTILLVITILYAIPQTSALGALLLTGYLGGAAVIHLRVGNPLWSHTLFSVYVGILLWVGLALRNSKVKDLFWGFPTKK encoded by the coding sequence ATGAACGATATCAAAAGTTCGCGAACATCGTTTTGGGTGGGATGGGTTTTAAGTGGCCTTGTGATTGCTTTTTTGCTCTTCGATGCTTGGGGCAAACTTGCCGAACTTGAAATTGTATTAAAGAGTATGGTTGAGTTAGGTATACCAGTCTCTCTTTCTGTAACCATTGGAACCATCCTTCTTGTGATCACCATCTTATATGCGATTCCGCAGACTTCTGCCCTCGGTGCCCTTTTACTTACAGGATATTTAGGTGGCGCTGCGGTGATTCATCTTCGTGTAGGAAATCCACTTTGGAGCCATACTCTATTTTCAGTTTATGTAGGAATTCTTCTTTGGGTGGGTCTTGCCCTAAGAAATTCAAAAGTAAAAGACTTGTTCTGGGGTTTTCCAACAAAGAAATAA
- a CDS encoding SH3 domain-containing protein translates to MKNKIVLLMIIGASFTACSKNAEVVWHKNCDAKTNKASLDFTVPLYSEADSNSKVVEFVPTGTVVKVFGSRNHNVWAPKYFIKVQTAKNEGYMSPRCFVVSQNPENSVWRYSKGLVKEYNPFYSPTDKEHYPRGYEYGSLKDLPKDKIPLSDLTKGLEEVPYVNKNMLKQN, encoded by the coding sequence TTGAAAAACAAAATTGTATTACTGATGATCATTGGTGCAAGTTTCACAGCTTGTTCCAAAAACGCGGAAGTAGTTTGGCATAAAAATTGTGATGCCAAAACGAATAAAGCAAGTTTGGATTTTACGGTTCCTCTGTATTCCGAAGCAGATTCTAACTCGAAAGTGGTGGAATTTGTTCCGACTGGAACTGTGGTAAAGGTATTTGGTTCTCGTAATCATAACGTATGGGCACCAAAGTACTTTATCAAAGTGCAAACGGCAAAAAACGAAGGTTATATGAGTCCTCGTTGTTTTGTTGTGAGCCAAAACCCAGAAAATAGTGTTTGGAGATATTCCAAAGGACTCGTAAAGGAATATAATCCTTTTTACAGCCCAACAGACAAAGAACACTATCCAAGAGGGTACGAGTATGGAAGTTTAAAGGATCTTCCAAAAGATAAGATCCCGCTTTCTGACCTAACAAAAGGTTTGGAAGAAGTTCCTTACGTAAACAAAAACATGCTCAAACAAAACTAA
- a CDS encoding c-type cytochrome, with product MKQNIFRVLAVAGLLVLVNCDYKTPVYEYFPSMYDSPARESQEADSFATNGSASRIPPKGAIPVGYFPYPYAAEATPDTLPGADKGLKNPIAKANLGDLMIGEKRYQTYCTPCHGVQGLGNGTVVGPAPRFQQSPPSVVSDKIKGWSDGQIYHIITMGRGLMGSYAYQIEPEDRWKLIAYIRKLQEYEVQNKKAN from the coding sequence ATGAAACAAAACATCTTTCGAGTTTTAGCAGTGGCGGGACTCCTTGTTCTCGTGAATTGCGATTATAAAACTCCCGTTTATGAATACTTTCCTAGTATGTATGATTCTCCTGCACGTGAGTCGCAAGAAGCAGATTCTTTTGCGACCAACGGTTCTGCTTCCAGAATTCCACCCAAAGGTGCAATTCCTGTAGGTTACTTTCCGTATCCGTATGCAGCAGAAGCTACTCCTGACACTCTTCCTGGAGCAGACAAAGGATTAAAAAATCCAATCGCCAAAGCAAACTTAGGTGATTTAATGATTGGTGAAAAACGTTACCAAACTTATTGCACTCCATGTCATGGGGTACAAGGTTTAGGAAATGGAACAGTTGTAGGTCCTGCACCTAGGTTCCAACAATCACCTCCTTCTGTTGTTTCCGATAAGATCAAAGGTTGGTCCGATGGACAAATTTATCATATCATCACTATGGGTCGTGGACTTATGGGAAGTTATGCTTACCAAATCGAACCAGAAGACAGATGGAAGCTCATTGCTTACATAAGAAAACTTCAAGAATATGAAGTTCAAAATAAAAAGGCGAACTAG
- a CDS encoding DUF3341 domain-containing protein, whose product MYLPKLEQFHKYKEMDEGVLGIFETPEAIMHAAEKAKEKDYKGFDCILPYPVHGIDEAMGTPRSGLPWVTFFAGIFGCTIGILFQYLTHAHDWPLNISGKSLNAWFAYVPIIFELTVFSAGIYTVATLCFLSGIPKATRRILHPDLTSHRFGLWIPKSAKGYNESEVVSFVKGLGGSEVTVVKPENQK is encoded by the coding sequence ATGTATCTTCCAAAATTAGAACAGTTTCACAAATATAAAGAAATGGATGAAGGAGTTCTCGGAATTTTCGAGACTCCGGAAGCAATCATGCACGCGGCTGAGAAAGCCAAAGAAAAAGACTACAAAGGATTTGATTGTATCCTTCCTTATCCTGTTCACGGGATTGATGAAGCGATGGGAACTCCAAGATCTGGACTTCCTTGGGTCACTTTCTTTGCAGGTATCTTTGGATGCACGATTGGGATTTTATTTCAATATCTCACTCATGCCCATGACTGGCCTCTCAATATCTCTGGAAAATCTCTCAATGCATGGTTTGCCTATGTGCCAATCATCTTTGAATTAACTGTATTTTCTGCAGGGATTTACACTGTAGCTACACTATGTTTTCTAAGCGGTATTCCCAAAGCAACCCGTCGTATCCTTCATCCGGATTTGACATCACATAGGTTTGGTCTTTGGATTCCTAAATCTGCTAAAGGATATAACGAATCAGAAGTTGTTTCTTTCGTAAAAGGCCTTGGTGGATCGGAAGTAACCGTGGTAAAACCGGAGAACCAAAAATGA
- the nrfD gene encoding NrfD/PsrC family molybdoenzyme membrane anchor subunit codes for MSLAQAVRDKLDIPDLVTGGKSLKDVTVDIAKPNEDFPTKLWWNTFLLVLTITLIDVAIIGYLFYEGLYLLGINNPVGWGFFVVNFVFWIGIGHAGTLISAVLFLFRQGWRTGINRAAEAMTIFAVLVAASNLILHVGRPWLGFWLFPYPNERGPLWVNFRSPLIWDTFAVSTYLSISMVFWYLGLIPDLATLRDRATETWRKNLYNVLAFGWVGSARSWSHLEIVSMILAALSTPLVLSVHTIVSFDFAVSILPGWHTTIFPPYFVAGAIFSGFAMVVTLMVIAREVFNLKNYITMKHLDNMNKIMMVTGLIVGLAYGTEFFIAWYSGNEYEVFAFWNRAFGPYGWAYFIMISCNVLSPQVFWFRKLRYNIPVMFVASLVVNVGMWFERFVIMMTLNRDFLPSSWAMYTPTLFDYAMLIGTFGIFFTLFLLWCRIMPVIAIAEVKTVMPQKEGAHH; via the coding sequence ATGTCATTAGCACAAGCAGTTCGAGATAAATTAGATATCCCCGACCTGGTAACAGGCGGGAAGTCGCTTAAAGATGTAACCGTTGATATCGCAAAACCAAACGAAGATTTTCCTACCAAACTTTGGTGGAATACTTTTCTTTTGGTTCTTACGATCACCCTGATCGACGTAGCCATCATTGGTTATTTGTTTTATGAAGGTCTTTACTTACTCGGGATCAATAACCCAGTAGGTTGGGGATTTTTCGTTGTTAACTTCGTATTCTGGATTGGTATCGGTCACGCAGGAACTTTGATTTCTGCGGTTCTATTCCTCTTCCGTCAAGGTTGGAGAACAGGGATTAACCGTGCCGCGGAAGCGATGACCATCTTTGCCGTACTCGTTGCGGCATCGAACCTCATCCTTCACGTTGGTCGTCCTTGGCTCGGGTTTTGGCTCTTTCCTTATCCAAACGAAAGAGGTCCACTTTGGGTGAACTTCCGTTCCCCACTGATTTGGGATACGTTTGCGGTATCAACTTACCTTTCCATCTCTATGGTGTTCTGGTATTTAGGACTCATTCCTGACTTAGCAACACTACGTGACCGTGCTACGGAAACTTGGAGAAAGAACTTATACAACGTTCTTGCTTTTGGTTGGGTAGGATCGGCAAGATCTTGGTCTCATTTGGAAATCGTTTCCATGATTCTCGCAGCTCTTTCCACTCCACTCGTTCTTTCGGTTCACACCATCGTATCTTTTGACTTCGCGGTTTCCATCCTTCCTGGTTGGCACACGACCATCTTCCCTCCATACTTTGTTGCCGGTGCGATTTTCTCCGGTTTCGCTATGGTGGTAACACTGATGGTCATTGCTCGTGAAGTATTCAATCTTAAGAACTACATCACCATGAAACACTTGGACAACATGAACAAGATTATGATGGTAACAGGTCTTATCGTAGGTCTTGCTTACGGAACAGAATTTTTCATCGCTTGGTATTCTGGAAACGAATACGAAGTGTTCGCATTCTGGAACAGAGCATTTGGTCCTTACGGTTGGGCGTACTTTATCATGATTTCTTGTAACGTATTGTCACCGCAAGTATTCTGGTTCCGCAAACTTCGTTACAATATCCCAGTGATGTTTGTGGCTTCCCTTGTGGTAAACGTGGGTATGTGGTTTGAACGATTTGTGATCATGATGACACTCAACCGAGACTTCTTACCGTCCAGTTGGGCGATGTATACACCAACTCTTTTCGACTATGCAATGTTAATCGGAACTTTCGGTATCTTCTTTACGCTCTTCCTTCTCTGGTGCCGAATTATGCCAGTGATTGCGATTGCTGAAGTAAAAACTGTGATGCCACAAAAAGAAGGAGCACACCACTAG
- a CDS encoding TAT-variant-translocated molybdopterin oxidoreductase — translation MKDDSFQKEKKSLWQSYELRGTSRERELQKQEFYKSPDPLIAKIKKGDFDRKTFLKFMGASVVMTTVGCIQKPAEKIVPYVNLTIKNPDNNEVEQYDFVKHGHSYHYASVCGGCSVGCGVLVKAKDGRPLKLEGNPNHPISEGALCASGQASIFDLYDADRAKEPQQVVNGSAKSSDWFVLDKDVKEKLNANKGKTIVVTNPLSSPATGEFISEFLKSVGGGKHIEVAFASSDDAITLAQEKSYGKAVLPNYHFDKAKVILSIDSDFLNHTNYHNDFSKRRDLQDKTAKTFNAFIAAETHPSMTGSNADQRVPIKPGDQRKFALVIAKALSDLGVGGAVGVSGINVETSAAELGISKEVVLRTAKALASAKGESIIVAGGSNTLTEDAVDLQIAVNMLNSMLGNDGKTIDAGNPLKEGRSNYAENLKTLAKDLKERKAGVVILLGVNPVYEAPNGDEWKKLLHEAAQVVQVSDRVDETALASNWLAPVSHFLESWGDNESVAGIVAIQQPTIRPIFQSRTFEDMLITWAGGSLLGASSLYEYLKTKYSKKTNWEDLLRKGVLVSGNPKADKAGRSFKGTIAPLAASKSGLTVSLYESSALGTGERANNSQLQELPDPVSKVTWDNYVAISPQYSRSSGIKLNDVVTVTVGGKSFELPALVQPGLHPEAVGIALGYGRTSVGEIGNGVGKNASILASEVNGSFVYSGLSITLSPTGKKYKLATTQDHHMMSPGVMMGVEWKERPLIISAKLQDYAKNPSAGIPEPEIPKILIDGKLQRAQGANAPSDQPGSQFAYPGYKWGMAVDLTSCSGCGACVVACNIENNVPMVGRDEVRMGREMHWLRIDRYYIGDPEKPESLEIAHQPLMCQHCDNAPCETVCPVAATVHSSEGTNDMVYNRCVGTRYCSNNCPYKVRRFNWLEHWNEHNLLGEATPTFKARPPRNLGLNPDVTVRSRGVMEKCNFCASRVAEKKIAAKNEGRTLRDGEVKAACEQTCSSNSIVFGNVNDPESKVAKLLKDPRSYKLLEYLNIGPAVNYLTRVRNDV, via the coding sequence ATGAAAGACGATAGTTTCCAAAAAGAAAAAAAATCGCTTTGGCAATCTTATGAACTTCGCGGAACTTCTCGCGAACGTGAATTGCAAAAGCAAGAGTTCTATAAATCTCCAGATCCCCTGATTGCAAAAATCAAAAAGGGTGATTTCGATCGTAAAACATTCTTAAAGTTTATGGGTGCTTCCGTAGTGATGACTACTGTTGGTTGTATCCAAAAACCTGCTGAGAAAATTGTTCCTTATGTGAACCTCACCATTAAGAACCCAGACAATAACGAAGTAGAACAATATGACTTCGTAAAACATGGACATTCTTATCACTATGCATCAGTTTGCGGTGGATGTTCTGTTGGTTGCGGTGTTCTTGTAAAAGCAAAAGACGGACGACCTTTGAAACTCGAAGGAAATCCAAACCATCCTATTTCGGAAGGTGCTCTTTGTGCTTCAGGCCAAGCTTCTATTTTTGATCTTTATGATGCTGACCGTGCCAAAGAACCACAACAAGTGGTGAATGGATCAGCAAAGTCTAGCGACTGGTTCGTATTAGATAAGGATGTAAAAGAGAAACTAAATGCCAACAAAGGAAAAACCATTGTTGTCACAAATCCTCTTTCTTCTCCGGCAACGGGAGAGTTCATTTCTGAATTCTTAAAATCAGTTGGTGGTGGAAAACACATCGAAGTAGCATTCGCTTCTTCTGATGATGCGATCACTCTTGCTCAAGAGAAATCTTACGGAAAGGCAGTTTTACCAAACTACCATTTCGATAAAGCAAAAGTAATCCTTTCTATCGATAGTGACTTTTTAAATCACACAAACTACCACAATGACTTCTCTAAAAGAAGAGACTTACAAGATAAAACTGCTAAGACCTTCAATGCTTTCATTGCGGCAGAAACTCATCCGTCTATGACGGGTTCTAATGCAGACCAAAGAGTTCCAATCAAACCTGGTGACCAAAGAAAGTTTGCTCTTGTGATTGCAAAAGCTCTTTCTGATTTGGGAGTGGGTGGTGCTGTCGGTGTTTCTGGAATTAATGTAGAAACTTCTGCGGCAGAACTTGGAATTTCCAAAGAAGTGGTTTTACGCACAGCCAAAGCTCTTGCTTCTGCAAAAGGTGAGTCTATCATCGTTGCTGGCGGATCCAACACCCTCACTGAGGATGCTGTTGATCTTCAAATCGCAGTCAACATGCTAAACAGTATGCTTGGTAACGATGGAAAAACGATCGATGCTGGAAATCCTTTGAAAGAAGGACGTTCTAATTACGCAGAAAATTTAAAAACTCTCGCAAAAGACTTAAAAGAAAGAAAGGCTGGTGTGGTCATTCTTCTTGGTGTGAATCCAGTTTACGAAGCTCCGAATGGAGATGAGTGGAAAAAACTCCTTCATGAAGCAGCACAAGTAGTTCAAGTTTCTGACCGAGTGGATGAAACGGCACTTGCTTCTAACTGGCTTGCTCCTGTTTCTCACTTCCTTGAGTCTTGGGGAGATAACGAGTCTGTGGCGGGGATTGTTGCCATCCAACAACCTACCATTCGACCGATCTTCCAATCGAGAACTTTCGAAGACATGCTCATCACTTGGGCTGGTGGATCTCTCCTTGGTGCGAGTTCCCTCTACGAATACCTCAAAACAAAATACTCGAAAAAAACAAACTGGGAAGACTTACTCCGAAAAGGAGTTCTTGTTTCTGGAAATCCAAAAGCAGACAAAGCAGGTCGTTCTTTCAAAGGAACCATCGCACCGCTTGCGGCTTCTAAGTCGGGTTTAACTGTTTCTCTTTACGAAAGTTCTGCTCTCGGAACAGGTGAAAGAGCAAACAACTCCCAACTCCAAGAACTTCCAGATCCAGTATCAAAAGTAACTTGGGACAATTATGTTGCGATTAGCCCACAATACTCTCGTTCGTCGGGGATTAAATTGAATGACGTAGTCACAGTGACTGTGGGCGGAAAATCATTCGAACTTCCGGCACTTGTCCAACCAGGTCTTCATCCAGAAGCAGTGGGAATTGCTCTTGGATACGGAAGAACCAGTGTGGGTGAGATCGGTAACGGAGTGGGTAAAAATGCATCCATTCTTGCATCAGAAGTAAACGGATCTTTCGTATACTCTGGACTTTCGATCACTCTCTCTCCTACAGGAAAGAAATACAAACTCGCTACCACACAAGACCACCACATGATGAGTCCTGGTGTGATGATGGGTGTTGAGTGGAAAGAAAGACCTCTTATCATTTCCGCAAAACTCCAAGATTATGCAAAGAATCCAAGTGCAGGAATTCCTGAACCTGAGATTCCAAAAATCTTAATCGATGGAAAATTACAACGAGCACAAGGTGCGAATGCTCCTTCTGACCAACCAGGAAGCCAATTTGCATACCCAGGATACAAATGGGGTATGGCTGTGGATCTTACTTCTTGTTCTGGTTGTGGTGCTTGTGTTGTTGCATGTAATATTGAAAACAACGTGCCAATGGTAGGACGTGACGAAGTAAGAATGGGTCGTGAGATGCATTGGCTTCGTATTGACCGTTACTACATCGGTGATCCTGAAAAACCAGAATCACTTGAAATTGCGCACCAACCATTAATGTGCCAACATTGTGACAACGCTCCTTGTGAGACAGTTTGTCCAGTAGCTGCAACTGTTCACAGTTCGGAAGGAACCAATGATATGGTTTACAACCGTTGTGTGGGAACTCGTTACTGCTCAAACAACTGCCCTTACAAAGTGCGTCGTTTTAACTGGTTGGAACATTGGAATGAACACAACTTACTTGGAGAAGCAACACCTACCTTTAAGGCTCGCCCTCCAAGAAATCTTGGTCTGAACCCAGATGTCACCGTTCGTTCTCGTGGGGTTATGGAAAAATGTAACTTCTGTGCTTCTCGAGTTGCTGAGAAAAAAATCGCAGCGAAAAACGAAGGAAGAACTCTTCGAGATGGGGAAGTAAAAGCAGCATGTGAACAAACATGTTCTTCTAATTCCATTGTGTTCGGTAACGTAAACGATCCTGAATCAAAAGTAGCGAAGCTCTTGAAAGACCCTAGGTCTTACAAACTTCTGGAATACCTAAACATCGGACCTGCTGTCAACTATCTGACTCGTGTTCGAAACGACGTTTAA
- a CDS encoding cytochrome c3 family protein → MNIKILKISVPIVAIAALAYLIFSPSRYVGYSPDQPIPFNHKIHAGDNKIDCKYCHTGVENSAHATVPPSSTCMNCHGAGNVAGNQEHVKWLKEQYDSNTPVSWVKVHDQPDFVFFNHSRHVQRGVDCSTCHGNMAEMVKVRQSKSLNMGFCVDCHRENNAPNDCSTCHR, encoded by the coding sequence ATGAATATAAAAATACTCAAGATCTCTGTGCCTATCGTTGCAATTGCAGCACTAGCATATTTGATTTTTTCACCTAGCCGTTATGTGGGCTATTCACCCGACCAGCCCATCCCCTTCAACCATAAGATACATGCCGGCGATAACAAAATCGACTGTAAGTATTGCCATACTGGTGTTGAAAATTCGGCCCATGCCACAGTTCCCCCAAGTTCCACTTGTATGAACTGCCATGGAGCAGGTAACGTAGCGGGCAACCAAGAACATGTTAAATGGCTCAAAGAACAATACGACAGTAACACTCCGGTGTCCTGGGTAAAGGTCCATGACCAACCAGACTTTGTATTCTTCAACCACTCAAGACACGTACAACGTGGTGTTGATTGTTCCACATGCCACGGTAACATGGCAGAGATGGTAAAGGTTAGACAGTCCAAGTCCCTCAATATGGGATTTTGTGTTGATTGCCATAGAGAGAACAATGCTCCTAACGATTGTTCTACGTGCCACAGATAA
- a CDS encoding methyl-accepting chemotaxis protein: protein MNWKFISRSSFQYHQIFWNARHIRLYMKSLKYILGLYTFLSILVLSVLVSALILYLNWALLVKVYRGEMENAGKSAGAELSNYYKSQLRIAGLLSKQREIIESFQTGKAEFATNLLVGIMEDAKGEYENIFLSVPVQNAKIFAAGIPRSIGYQLEEDKTGDHVVVALKKEFLIGSVQESPITGLPVSLVSFPIEDKGKLVGILWIALNLEQVSKRMGEGIHVGANGYITAITTKGVVFAGPDKSKILKLDLSKIPEGRPILEAKDGAYFEYTENGKDYAFLIKRLEEWNTIIGVVLPKSDMNSGFIQVAIIAVVVVILITAFVVLGIFRFLRKRLLPLENSVLILDKMAKGDLTESLTLTNDDEIGRMNLALNGFITSIRSSLGEIQKVTEEIASSSESLRESSASFSDMAQGTAASSEEISATTEEVVASMETTAVSTSKQHNNILEFNQKIMELSKGAIQIEKDTKAALANTENITKQAKLGGESLNQMKEVIGVILESSSEMKEVIGIIDEISEQTSLLALNAAIEAARAGEAGRGFAIVAEEISKLSDKTAHSIQAIEDMIGKNSKELEEGAKGIRSSVELLNLIIRDIAEVESVMKRLSEATNSQLSYNQEVDERSAEVGRESESIRGAIEEQKRAIQQISESVLGINNETMHIASGSDLVASSSKNLSHAADTLRSITKRFTISHH from the coding sequence TTGAACTGGAAATTTATTTCAAGAAGTTCTTTCCAATACCATCAAATCTTTTGGAATGCACGTCACATACGGTTGTATATGAAAAGTTTAAAATACATTTTGGGTCTCTATACCTTTCTCTCCATTTTGGTTTTGTCGGTCCTTGTCTCGGCGCTCATCCTGTATTTGAACTGGGCACTTTTGGTGAAGGTATACCGAGGGGAAATGGAAAATGCCGGAAAAAGTGCAGGTGCCGAACTTTCTAATTACTACAAATCACAACTCCGGATTGCCGGACTTCTTTCCAAACAAAGAGAGATCATAGAATCCTTTCAAACGGGCAAGGCAGAATTTGCAACGAATCTTCTGGTTGGGATTATGGAAGATGCCAAAGGCGAATACGAAAATATATTTTTATCAGTACCGGTCCAAAACGCCAAAATATTTGCAGCAGGAATTCCGAGATCTATCGGATACCAATTAGAAGAGGATAAAACAGGAGACCATGTTGTTGTGGCGCTCAAAAAAGAGTTTTTGATTGGTTCTGTCCAAGAATCACCTATCACTGGTTTGCCGGTAAGTCTTGTTTCTTTTCCGATTGAAGATAAAGGAAAACTTGTAGGTATTCTGTGGATTGCATTGAATTTAGAACAAGTTTCTAAAAGAATGGGGGAAGGTATCCATGTAGGAGCCAATGGTTATATCACAGCCATCACAACCAAGGGAGTGGTTTTTGCAGGTCCAGACAAATCGAAAATTCTAAAATTAGATTTAAGTAAAATTCCAGAAGGCCGCCCCATTTTGGAAGCGAAAGACGGGGCTTATTTCGAATATACTGAAAATGGAAAAGACTATGCTTTTCTCATCAAACGATTGGAAGAGTGGAATACCATCATTGGTGTTGTACTTCCCAAATCCGATATGAATTCTGGATTCATCCAAGTTGCCATCATCGCTGTCGTTGTTGTTATTTTGATTACCGCTTTTGTTGTCCTTGGAATCTTTCGGTTCTTACGAAAACGACTTTTGCCTTTAGAAAATTCGGTTCTGATTTTAGATAAAATGGCTAAGGGAGATTTAACGGAAAGTTTGACCCTAACCAACGATGATGAAATCGGAAGGATGAATTTAGCTTTGAATGGATTCATTACCAGCATTCGTAGTTCTCTGGGTGAAATCCAAAAGGTTACCGAAGAGATCGCATCCTCATCCGAAAGTTTAAGAGAATCCTCTGCTAGTTTTTCTGATATGGCGCAAGGGACAGCCGCATCATCAGAAGAAATCTCTGCCACTACAGAAGAGGTTGTCGCGAGTATGGAAACAACCGCTGTATCCACTTCCAAACAACACAATAATATCTTAGAGTTTAATCAAAAGATTATGGAACTTTCCAAAGGTGCCATCCAAATTGAAAAAGATACCAAGGCTGCACTTGCCAATACAGAGAACATTACCAAACAAGCCAAACTAGGTGGTGAGTCTTTGAACCAGATGAAAGAAGTCATCGGTGTCATTTTGGAATCATCTTCTGAAATGAAAGAAGTCATTGGCATCATTGATGAAATCTCAGAACAAACTAGTTTACTCGCACTGAATGCAGCCATCGAAGCTGCGAGAGCTGGAGAAGCTGGGCGTGGGTTTGCCATCGTTGCCGAGGAGATTTCCAAACTTTCTGACAAAACAGCCCATTCCATCCAAGCCATAGAGGATATGATTGGGAAGAATAGTAAGGAATTGGAGGAGGGAGCAAAAGGCATTCGCTCTTCTGTGGAACTCCTCAATCTCATCATCAGGGACATTGCAGAAGTGGAAAGTGTAATGAAACGCCTTTCTGAGGCTACCAATTCCCAGTTGAGTTACAACCAAGAGGTGGATGAGCGCTCAGCTGAGGTGGGTCGTGAGTCTGAATCCATCAGAGGGGCCATAGAAGAGCAGAAAAGGGCCATCCAACAGATTTCTGAATCAGTCCTTGGGATCAATAACGAAACCATGCACATTGCTTCTGGTTCTGATTTGGTGGCTTCTTCCTCTAAAAACCTCTCTCATGCAGCAGACACTTTACGTTCGATCACAAAACGATTCACGATCTCGCATCATTGA